Sequence from the Rhizobium sp. TH2 genome:
CAGCTACCACCGAGGAGGCCCCGCGCCGCCGCGCCAACCGCGGCGAGGCCGCGATCGCAACCTCCAAGCCCGTCATCAGCTCTTCGTCGCCCGCCAAGGCGGCCGAAAGCTCCGAGGACGACGCCGGCAAGCCCAAGAAGGGCGGCTGGTGGCAAAAACGGGGGTTTCTTTGATGTCATTCAGAAATTGATTGGCGGAAAATGACGTTTGGAAGCCCGGCCCAGTGCCGGGCTTTTGCCATATGGGCCCGTCACGCCACAGGATCACATTCACGCGAGCGGAAAGTCGGACGTGTATTTCCTGTTTCGTTACCTGCCCTCTGGCATTATAGAGGGCACAAGAACAAATCGGCCTTATGGCCCCGCCAAAGGAATTCCCATGAATATCAGGACACTGTTTCCGGTGACCGCATTTGCAATCGCCGCCGCGATCGGCTTTTCCGGCGCCGCCCATGCCTTCGACGACAAGGAGAAGGACGACATCGGCAAGATCGTGCGCGAATATCTTCTGGCGCATCCGGAGACCCTGATCGAAGTCCAGCAGGCATATGAGAAGAAGCAGGCCGCTGAGCGCGCCGAGCAGGCCAAGACCGCCGTCAAGGACAATCACGACGCAATCTTCAATGCTTCCTACGATCTCGCAGTCGGCAATCCCAAAGGCAAGGTCACGGTCGTCGAGTTCTTCGACTACAATTGTGGCTACTGCAAGCGCGCCGTCGGCGACATGGACGCCATTATCAAGGCCAATCCGGAAGTGCGTTTCGTGCTGAAGGAATTCCCGATCCTTGGCCAGGACTCGGTCGATGCCCACAAGGTCTCGAATGCCGTCCGTCTGGTCGCACCGGAGAAATACGGCGATTTCCATCGCGCGCTGATGAGCGGCGAGCACGCCAATGAAGCCCGCGCGATCGAAGTCGCCAAGTCTCTCGGCGTCACGGAGGAAGCACTCCGCGCCAAGATGACAGAAGCCCCGAACGACGAAAGCGTCCGCGATGCCTACCAGCTTGCAACGAAGCTCGGCATAACAGGCACACCCTCCTACATTATCGGCAATGAAGCCGTGTTCGGCGCGGTCGGTGAAGAGGAACTGGCGAAGAAAATCACCAGCGTCGAGCAATGCGGCAAGACCGTCTGCTGAGACCACTCCCTCGTTCAAACGCCATCGCGGCGGGTTGACCGGAGGATTTACGGCAGTCCAGTTGTGGACAACGGCGCAGGCACTGCCTCGCGCCGCGCCGGCCATCAACTTCACCCTTTCCCTTCCACCTTGAGCGGTCTATAGGAGGGGATTGCGTGAATACGGAATGTGAGTTGATGAGCAGAACGATATTCGTCCTGAACGGCCCCAATCTCAATATGCTGGGAAAGCGGGAGCCGGGCATCTATGGAGGCAAGACGCTTAAGGATATCGAAGTCGATTGTAAATCAGCGGCATCGGAACTGGGCATCTCGGTGGACTTTCGTCAGACCAACCACGAAGGCGTGCTTGTCGACTGGATCCAGGAAGCCGACGATGTCGCGGCTGCGGTCTGCATCAATCCCGGCGCCTATGGGCATACCTCGATCGCGCTTCACGATGCGATCCGGGCGATCTCCAAACCGGTCATCGAACTGCATCTTTCGAACATTCACGCCCGCGAGGAGTTTCGCCACAAGACGTGGACGGCGCCCGCGGTCAAGGGAATCATCTGCGGTTTCGGGGCGCATTCCTATATTCTGGCACTCCACGCCGCCAAAGAACTCATTCAATAACAAAACACCAGGACATTGATAAGATGGCTGACAAGAAGACGGGTATCGATCAGGCGTTGATCAGGGACCTCGCCAATATCTTGAACGACACCGATCTGACCGAGATCGAAGTGGAGCAGGACGATGTCCGCATCCGCGTGTCGCGCATGGGGACGCCCCAGCCGATCCAGGCCTACGCACCGCAGTACATGCAGCCGGCCGCTGCTGCCGCCCAGCCCGTCGCGGCTGCCGCGGCCGAGGCAGCGCCCGTCATCAACGGTTTCATCCTGACCTCGCCCATGGTCGGCACCTGCTATTATTCGCCGGCACCCGGCAGCCCGGCCTTCGTCGAAGTCGGCCAGACCGTCAAGGAAGGCCAGACCGTGCTGATCATCGAGGCGATGAAGACCATGAACCAGATCCCGGCGCCGCGCTCCGGTAAGGTCACCGCGATCATGGTCAACGATTCCAGCCCCGTCGAATTCGGCGAGCCCCTGCTGGTCATCGAATAGGCGGATAGCGAATGATCCAGAAAATCCTCATAGCCAATCGCGGCGAAATCGCCCTTCGCGTCCTGCGCGCCTGCAAGGAGCTCGGCATCGCCACCGTTGCGGTCCATTCGACGGCGGATTCGGACGCCATGCATGTGCGCCTCGCCGATGAGAGCGTCTGCATCGGCCCGCCGCCCTCGCGCGACAGCTACCTCAACATCCACCAGATTGTCGCGGCCTGCGAGATCACCGGTGCCGATGCGGTTCACCCCGGCTATGGATTTCTGTCGGAGAACGCCAAGTTCGCCGATATTCTCGATGCGCACGGCATCACCTTCATCGGCCCGACCGCCGAACATATCCGCATCATGGGCGACAAGATCACCGCCAAGCAGACCGCCCAGGAACTCGGCATCCCGGTCGTTCCCGGCTCGGAAGGCGAAGTCCTGACCGAAGCCGATGCGATCAAGACCGCGCGCGAGATCGGTTATCCCGTGTTGATCAAGGCGACGGCAGGCGGCGGTGGCCGCGGCATGAAGGTCGCCAAGCAGGAATCCGATCTGCTCGAAGCCTTCAACACGGCTCGCTCCGAAGCAGCCAATGCCTTTGGCAACGATTCCGTCTACATGGAAAAATATCTCGGCAAGCCGCGCCATATCGAGATCCAGGTGTTCGGCGATGGCGCCGGCAATGCCGTCCATCTCGGCGAGCGCGACTGCTCCCTGCAGCGCCGCCACCAGAAGATCTGGGAAGAGGCCAATTCCCCGGCACTCAATGTCGAGCAGCGCATGAATATCGGCCAGATCTGCGCCGACGCGATGAAGAAGCTGAAATATCGCGGCGCCGGCACTGTCGAGTTCCTCTACGAGAACGGCGAGTTCTATTTCATCGAAATGAACACCCGCCTGCAGGTCGAGCATCCCGTCACGGAAGCGATCACCGGCATCGACCTCGTGCACGAGCAGATCCGCGTCGCCTCCGGCGGCGGTC
This genomic interval carries:
- a CDS encoding DsbA family protein, encoding MPMNIRTLFPVTAFAIAAAIGFSGAAHAFDDKEKDDIGKIVREYLLAHPETLIEVQQAYEKKQAAERAEQAKTAVKDNHDAIFNASYDLAVGNPKGKVTVVEFFDYNCGYCKRAVGDMDAIIKANPEVRFVLKEFPILGQDSVDAHKVSNAVRLVAPEKYGDFHRALMSGEHANEARAIEVAKSLGVTEEALRAKMTEAPNDESVRDAYQLATKLGITGTPSYIIGNEAVFGAVGEEELAKKITSVEQCGKTVC
- the aroQ gene encoding type II 3-dehydroquinate dehydratase, whose translation is MSRTIFVLNGPNLNMLGKREPGIYGGKTLKDIEVDCKSAASELGISVDFRQTNHEGVLVDWIQEADDVAAAVCINPGAYGHTSIALHDAIRAISKPVIELHLSNIHAREEFRHKTWTAPAVKGIICGFGAHSYILALHAAKELIQ
- the accB gene encoding acetyl-CoA carboxylase biotin carboxyl carrier protein yields the protein MADKKTGIDQALIRDLANILNDTDLTEIEVEQDDVRIRVSRMGTPQPIQAYAPQYMQPAAAAAQPVAAAAAEAAPVINGFILTSPMVGTCYYSPAPGSPAFVEVGQTVKEGQTVLIIEAMKTMNQIPAPRSGKVTAIMVNDSSPVEFGEPLLVIE
- the accC gene encoding acetyl-CoA carboxylase biotin carboxylase subunit, producing the protein MIQKILIANRGEIALRVLRACKELGIATVAVHSTADSDAMHVRLADESVCIGPPPSRDSYLNIHQIVAACEITGADAVHPGYGFLSENAKFADILDAHGITFIGPTAEHIRIMGDKITAKQTAQELGIPVVPGSEGEVLTEADAIKTAREIGYPVLIKATAGGGGRGMKVAKQESDLLEAFNTARSEAANAFGNDSVYMEKYLGKPRHIEIQVFGDGAGNAVHLGERDCSLQRRHQKIWEEANSPALNVEQRMNIGQICADAMKKLKYRGAGTVEFLYENGEFYFIEMNTRLQVEHPVTEAITGIDLVHEQIRVASGGGLSVTQDQIEFAGHAIECRINAEDPRTFVPSPGTITHFHAPGGLGVRVDSGAYAGYRIPPYYDSLIGKLIVHGRTRVECMMRLRRVLDEFVIDGIKTTLPLFQDLVTNPDIANGDYDIHWLEHYLAGPTV